The nucleotide window TGCTGGCCGGCGTGCGCGCCGCGTTCGATTCGATGCTCGCGCAGTTTGACCCCGCGCGTATCGAAGAGACCGAAGGCGTCGCTGCGCGGCGTTTGTCGTTCGGTGGTCGGCCGAGTCATTGGGAACGCTACAAAGTGCAGTTCGACGCGCTCACACGAAATCCCGACGAGTGCTTCCAGCGCCTGTTCGGCGACGAATTCGCGCGGGCTTACGAAGCACAACTTGCGCGTCTGAAACACCGTCGTGACTAAGCAGCGCGCCTCGACCGCAGTCCATGATCACGAAGACCGAGACGAAGAAGTTACGACGCGCCAACGCATCGACACACCAGGATTGACGTATAGCCATGACCCAAAGCAACAAAGTCATATGGAGCGAAGGCCTGTTCTTGCGGCCTCAGCACATGCAGCAACAGGAGCGCTATTTCGAGCGCTACGTGGAATTGCGCACGGGCGGTTTGCGTCCTTATGCGTGGGGCTTCCAGGAACTGGAGCTCGAAACGGATCTGCTGGCAATCGGCAAGCTCGGCATCAAGCGCGCGCGCGGCGTATTCCCCGACGGCACGCCGTTCTCGATGCCCGGCGACGATCCGCTGCCGCCGCCGCTCGACATCGACTTGAACCTGCGCGACCAGACCGTGCATCTGACGATGCCGCTGCGCTCCGCGACGCAACCCGATAGCGCATGGCCCGGCGCCGCCAGCGACCAATTGCACCGTTTCCGCGTGCACGAAACCGAAGCGCGCGATGCGTCGGGCAGCATGGAAGGGCTCACGACGCTCGAAGTGGCCGGCATGAGTACACGTCTGCTGCCCGAGTCGCAGCCGAACGAAGGGCTCACGCAGATTCCGCTCGCTCGCGTGGTCGAATGCCGCGCGGACCGCCGCGTGATTCTGGACGAAGGTTTCATGCCCACGGCGTTGCACACCGAAGCCGCCGCCCGGCTCGTAACGTTTCTGTCCGAGTTGCTTGGTCTCCTGCATCAGCGCGGCGAAGCGCTGGCGAACCGGGTCGCGCAAACGGATCGCGGCGGCGCGGCGGAGATCGCGGATTTTCTGATGCTGCAGGTGATCAACCGCTATCAGCCGCTCATCGCGCATCTGGCTGCCGCGCCGCTGCTGCATCCGGAAGCGCTGTACCGTCTGCTGCTCGAACTGGCGGGTGAACTTGCCACGTTCACGGCACCGGGCAAGCGCGCGCAGACGTTCCCGCCTTACCGGCACGAGTTGTTGCGCGGGAGTTTCGAGCCGCTGATCGCCGCGCTGCGGATCGCGCTGAGCGCGGTGCTCGAACAGAGCGCCGTGCCGATTCCGCTGCAACAGCGCAAATACGGCGTGTGGGTTGGCGTGGTGCCCGATCCGACGCTGCTCGATACGGCGACCTTCGTGCTCGCCGCCAGGGCCGACATGAAGGCTGAAGATATGCGCCGCCAGTTGCCCACGCAATCGAAAATCGGTCCGGTGGAAAAGATCCGCGATCTGGTGAATCTGCAATTGCCCGGCATTGGCGTGTCGCCGATGGCGGTTGCGCCGCGTCAGTTGCCGTACACCTCCGGCTTCGTCTACTTCGAATGCGACCGCAATTCGGCGATGTGGCGCATGTTGAAAACGTCGGGCGGCATCGCCATGCATTTCGGCAGCGGCTTCGCCGGCCTCGATCTGCAATGCTGGGCGGTGCGGGCATGAGTACGAACCGTCGCAATCAGGATGAAACGCTGCCAGTGGACGCCACCGTGCTGCGCCCGCGCGATCACGCCAGCGTCAATGCAAACGCGACTGCAAACGCGGCCGCAAATGCACGTACCACCGCTGACGACGCAACCCACATCGTGCAGCCGCGCGCGTCCGTGCATGCCGCGCGCTATGCGCGGCGCGCCGAACTCGGCGATTTCATGAGCGGCGTGGCGAACGCGTTGGTGCGCGCGGCCAATCCGCTGCTGCTGTTGACCGTGCAATTGCGGCATAGCGTGACGGCACCCACCGACATCCCACGGCTGCGCGAGCAGGCCGTCGCGCAGGTGCATAGTTTCGAGCGCTACGCGCAGGACGCCGGCATCAATTCGCAAACCGTCGTGGCCGCACGCTACGTGTTGTGCACGATGCTCGACGAGGCTGTCAACAATGCGCCGTGGGGCGACCTGAACGGCTGGGCGCAAAAGACGCTGCTGGTCACGTTTCACGGAGAAACGTATGGCGGCGCCAAGTTCTTCCAGATTCTCGACCGCCTGAGCGCGGACTTCTCGCGCCATCTCGATCTGATCGAATTGATGTATATCTGCCTCGCACTCGGTTTCGGCGGACGCTATCTGGTGGAGCCGGGCGGCCTCGGCCGTCTCGCCGACATTCAGGACGATCTGTACCGCCGCATTCGCGCGCTGCGCGAAGCGCCCGCTGCCGAACTCGCGCCGCACTGGCGCGGCGTGGAAGATCGCCGCAATCCGGTCGTGCGTCACGTGCCGCTGTGGGTTGCGCTCGCAGCGTCGGCCGTAATCGTGCTCGGCGCATTCCTCTATTTCTTCACGCGTCTGAACGCCCTCGCCGAACCGGTCGGCGCGCAGCTCGCCGCTATCGGTCTCGACAGCGCGCCGCCGCCGCAGCGCGCCGTTGCGCCGGAAGTCGCCGCAAAAAGCCTGAAGGCATTGCTCGCGCCGCTCGAACAGACAGGCGGGCTGAGCGTCGACGAACAGGCGGATGGGCGCGACATCGTGCGACTCGCGGCGGGCGCGTTGTTCCCGTCGGGCGGCGCCGATCTTGCGCCGGACGAAATTCCGTTGCTGCGCAGTGTTGCCGCTGCGCTGAACCAGGTGCGCGGCCGCGTAATCGTGGTCGGCCATACCGACGATCAGCCCGTGCACTCGCTGCAATTCAAGGACAACTTCGCGCTCTCGACGGCGCGTGCGCAAAACACGCTGGCGATTCTCGCGCAAGGTCTCGATGATCCGCGCCGTCTCGAAGCGAACGGCGCGGGCTCGTCACAACCGCTCGCGACGCCGCCGAACCTGCCGGCCAACCGGGCGCGCAACCGGCGCGTGGAAATCCTGTACATCCCGGAGAACTGAACCCATGAACATGCTGAAAAACCGGGTGACGTCCCGCTGGTTTGCAATGGCCGTCGGTCTGCTGCTGATCGCCGCACTGATCTGGCTCGGCGGCCCGTATCTCGGCAT belongs to Paraburkholderia aromaticivorans and includes:
- the tssK gene encoding type VI secretion system baseplate subunit TssK → MTQSNKVIWSEGLFLRPQHMQQQERYFERYVELRTGGLRPYAWGFQELELETDLLAIGKLGIKRARGVFPDGTPFSMPGDDPLPPPLDIDLNLRDQTVHLTMPLRSATQPDSAWPGAASDQLHRFRVHETEARDASGSMEGLTTLEVAGMSTRLLPESQPNEGLTQIPLARVVECRADRRVILDEGFMPTALHTEAAARLVTFLSELLGLLHQRGEALANRVAQTDRGGAAEIADFLMLQVINRYQPLIAHLAAAPLLHPEALYRLLLELAGELATFTAPGKRAQTFPPYRHELLRGSFEPLIAALRIALSAVLEQSAVPIPLQQRKYGVWVGVVPDPTLLDTATFVLAARADMKAEDMRRQLPTQSKIGPVEKIRDLVNLQLPGIGVSPMAVAPRQLPYTSGFVYFECDRNSAMWRMLKTSGGIAMHFGSGFAGLDLQCWAVRA
- the icmH gene encoding type IVB secretion system protein IcmH/DotU, translating into MSTNRRNQDETLPVDATVLRPRDHASVNANATANAAANARTTADDATHIVQPRASVHAARYARRAELGDFMSGVANALVRAANPLLLLTVQLRHSVTAPTDIPRLREQAVAQVHSFERYAQDAGINSQTVVAARYVLCTMLDEAVNNAPWGDLNGWAQKTLLVTFHGETYGGAKFFQILDRLSADFSRHLDLIELMYICLALGFGGRYLVEPGGLGRLADIQDDLYRRIRALREAPAAELAPHWRGVEDRRNPVVRHVPLWVALAASAVIVLGAFLYFFTRLNALAEPVGAQLAAIGLDSAPPPQRAVAPEVAAKSLKALLAPLEQTGGLSVDEQADGRDIVRLAAGALFPSGGADLAPDEIPLLRSVAAALNQVRGRVIVVGHTDDQPVHSLQFKDNFALSTARAQNTLAILAQGLDDPRRLEANGAGSSQPLATPPNLPANRARNRRVEILYIPEN